GGACAGCGGGTCGGGGATGGAGAGGCTGAAGAAGTCGTTGAGGTTGCCGACCAGGCCGAACTTGGTGCCGTACATGAAGCCCCACATGAGCGTGGCGACCACGGCGGGAACCGCGTAGGGCAGGAAGATCGCGATGCGGAAGAAGCTGGACAGGTGCAGTCGGGCGCTGTCGATGGCGAGGGCGGCGAACAGGGCGATGCCGAGCATGATCGGCACCTGCACGACGAAGAACAGGGTGACCCGGCCCATCGACTCCCAGAACTTGGGATCGGAGAGAGCCTGAGCGTAGTTCTCGAAGCCGACGAAGGAGTTGCCGCCGACGAGCTGGTCCTTAAAGAAGCTGAGGTAGATCGAGTAGAGCACCGGGGCGATGAGCACCAGGGCGAAGACGATCATGAACGGGCCGATGAACTTCCAGCCGGTCCAGTCGCGCTTCTGCACGTGCTGCTTGCGGGGACTCTGAAGTGTCTGGCCACTAGGGGGGAGTGTTGACAGCGTCGTCATGCCTGTTTCTCTGACTCGGGAGGTGGTGCGGTGGATGGTGAATCTCGGGAATCATGTTTACGTAAACATGATGTGTAAGCACGCTAGCATGTTTACGTAAACATACGGAACTTTTTCCGGGACTCTGGAGAGCACGTGGCAACGATCCGCCCCACCGACGGCACGGGATCCGACGACGCGCGCCCGGCATCGTCCGCGCGGCCGGGGCGGCTGCCCTCGATGGCGGATGTGGCCGCGCTGGCCGGTGTCTCCTCCCAGACCGTCTCCCGGGTGGTCAACGCCCGCAGCAACGTCGAGGCCGACACCCGGGACCGGGTGCTCGCGGCGATGGAAGAGATCGGCTACCGGCCCAACAGCGCCGCCCGCGCGCTCAAATCGGGCAAGTTCAGCACCATCGGCGTGATCATGTTCACCCTCTCGAGCTTCGGCAACATGCGCACGCTCGACGCCGTCGCCACGGCCGCCGCGCAGGCCGGCTACTCGATCACCCTCATCCCCGTGGCACTGCCCACCCAGGGCGCGGTCGCCGGCGCGGTCAACCGGCTCGCCGAGCAGGCCGTCGACGGCATCGTGATCATCATGGAAGCGCACATCCTGGACCGCATCGACGTCACCGTGCCCACCGGGCTGCCGGTCGTGATCGTCGACTCCGATGCGGGCGAGCGCTACACCGTGGTCGACACCGACCAGACCGAGGGTGCCCGGCTGGCCACCCAGCACCTGCTCGACCTCGGGCACAAGACGGTCTGGCACATCGCCGGACCCGAGTCGTCCTTCTCGGCCGGGCGCCGCACGGCATCCTGGCGCGCCACGCTCAAGGCGGCGGGCGCCCCGGTGCCGCCCGTGCTCGAGGGCGACTGGAACGCCGAGAGTGGCTACCGGCACGGCGTCACCCTCGCCGCCGACCCATCGGTCACCGCGATCTTCGCCTCGAACGACCAGATGGCCCTCGGTGTCATGCGCGCCATGCACGAGGCCGGGCGCTCGGTGCCGGCCGAGGTGAGCGTGGTCGGCTTCGACGACATGCGCGAGGCGGATGCCTTCTGGCCGCCGCTGACCACCGTGCACCAGGACTTCGGCCAGGTGGGGCGGCTCTGCATCGAGAAGCTGCTGCGCCAGATCGACTCCCCCGCCGCCGTGGGCCCAGGCACGACCATCGTGCCCACCCACCTCGTGCTGCGCGCCAGCACGGCCCCGCCGCCCGCGCCCTGACCGACGACCCCGGCACCCCGGCCGCCCGCCCGCGAAAGCGGCCATGGGGCCGCTTCAGCCCCGCGAAGCACCCCTGTGCCCGCTCTCGCTGACGTGGAACGCGGCGTCTAGTCCAAGAGAACGTTCTTGAGATGGGTCAGCGCCCGGATGGTCGTGAGCGCGATGACCGTTTCCGGCGAGCCGCTGAACCGGTAGGAAAATGAGCGCACCCCACAGCGGGTACCGACGCTGATGAACACGGTGCCGGCCGGCTGCCCCTCTTCGGCTCCCGGTCCGCCGACACCTGTCACCGCCACGCTCGCATCCGCCCCGATACTTTCGAGCACGCCCTTGGCCATTTGCTCCGCGCATTCCGCGGACACCACCGGCCCCGGCTGCACGCCGAGCAGCCGGTACTTGGTGATCGGCTGGGAGGCGATGACGCCACCACCGAACCACGTCGAGGAGTCCGGCGCCCCACCGAGCGCCTGGGCGATCCGACCGGCGGTCAGGGACTCCGCGACCACGACCGTCATGCGGTCCGCCGAGGCCAACTGCCCGATCCGGCGGGCCAACTCGGCCATCTGGGCCTGTTGTTGCTCCGCGCCACTCGGCATGCTGGCTTGCAGAATGGATGTCATCTCGCGGCCGCGACGCTCGGCCCGCGCACGAATGGTCTAGGCACTTGTCCTCCACACTGAGAAACGATCGAAGCCGCCCGAACTGCTCCGTACCTCTAAGACGGGTCGTGACCGGGTTTCGTCACGCCGGCATCCGTTGTCGACCCCGGGCGGTGCCTGAGCGCCCTGCACCGCTCCAGGGATTCGGTGCGGAGATACGGTCTTCCCTGCGCTTCATGCCAGCCGGCTGTATCAGCCGGATGGGTTCTCGACGGGCTTGCCCTCAGGATCGGTTCCGGTCTCCGGGTCGACCTCGTCGGGCTTCACGGGCTCGGAACTCGGGGATGCCGGCGGAGTGCTGTTCTGACTGGTCATGTTTCCTCCTCGGGATGCCGACCGATCGGGAGCTGGACGTTGGCCGGTGCCGCCAGGGGCGGCTCTGATGCGACAAGCGCGTTACTTGTCAGACGGAGTGAACCGCGGATGTGTCACGCTCTCGGACGACGAAAGTTCGGGGCGGAGGGGTTCACGCCTGGCGGGCGCGGGCCCGATCGAACTCGCCGGTGCCGACCGGCACGATCTCCTTGCCGAGCGGCGCGAGCGAGACCGGCACCAGCTTGAAGTCGGCGATGCCCATCGGGATGCCGATGATCGTGACGCAGAGCGCGATGCCCGACACGATGTGCGCCAAGGCCAGCCACCAGCCGGCGAGGATCACCCAGATCACGTTGCCGAGGAACGAGAATGCCCCGCTCGTGGGCTTGGCGACAACGGTGCGACCGAAGGGCCAGAGGGCGTAGAGGCCGATGCGGAAGGACGCGATGCCCCACGGGATCGTGACGATCAGGATGCACAACACGACGCCGGCGGCCAGGTAGCCCAGGAAGAGCCAGAAACCCGACAGCACGAGCCAAATGATGTTCAGAAGGGTGCGCACGCGAGAATAATATCGCGGCCGGCGCGCACCCACTGCGGTCGAGACTGGCCCATTCTCGCTAGTGGCGAGCCCTCCCGCACTAGCAGAACTGGGCCACCCTCGGGAAGGATCCCCGTGGGTGGCCCAGATTTGCTAGTCGGAGCCCCGTCGCACTAGCGAAAACGGGCCACTCCAGGGGTGGTGAAGGCTAGATGACCGCGCGGGTTTCGCGGGCGATCTCGAGCTCCTCGTTGGTGGGGATGACGAGCACGGTGACCCGCGAGGCATCCGTCGACACGACGCGGGCGACGCGGGAGAACGGGTCGTTCTTGGCCGGGTCGATCTCGATGCCGAGGCCCTCGAGGCCGCGCAGGGCGCCCTCGCGGATGATGCCGGAGTTCTCGCCGACACCGGCGGTGAAGACGATGACGTCGAGGCCGCCGAGCTGGGCGATGTAGTTGCCCACGTAGCCCTTGATGCGGTGGTAGTACACGTCGAGCGCGGCCTGGGCCACGGCGTCGCCGGCCACGGCGGCGTCTTCGACGTCGCGCATGTCACCGTTGCCGGTGAGGCCGAGCATGCCGCTCTCCTTGTTGAGCATGGTGTCGAGCTGCTCGATCGACATACCCGCCTTGCGGTGCAGGTGGAACAGCACCGCGGGGTCGATGTCGCCGGAGCGGGTGCCCATGACGAGTCCCTGCAGCGGGGTGAGGCCCATCGACGTGTCGATGGACTTGCCGCCGTCGACGGCGCAGACCGACGCACCGTTGCCGAGGTGCAGCACGATGGTCTTCAGCTCGGCGAGCGGGCGGCCGAGGAACTCGGCTGCGGCCTCGGAGACGAACTTGTGCGAGCTGCCGTGGAAGCCGTACCGGCGGATGCTGTGCTCCGCGGCGAGGGCCGTGTTGATCGCGTACGTGTACGCGGCGGCCGGCATGCTCTGGTGGAACGAGGTGTCGAAGACGGCCACGTGCGGCACGTCGGGGAAGTTCGAGCGAGCCGCGATGATGCCCTGCACGTGTGCCGGGTTGTGCAGCGGGGCGAGGTCAGCCAGGTCGGTGATCTGCTGCTGCACGGCATCGTCGATCACGGTGGGACCGGTGAAGATGCTGCCGCCCTGCACGACGCGGTGACCCACGGCGATGAGGTTGGCGTCGGCCAGCTGCGGGCCGTGCTCGGCGAACGCGGCGACCATGAGCGCGAAGCCCGCGGTGTGATCGGGGATCGGCAGGTTCTGCTCCTGGCGGCCAGCGTCCGAAGCCGTGTTGGTGTGGCGGGCATGTCCGGTGCCCTCGCCGATGCGCTCGACGAGTCCGCCGGCCAGTTCGGTCTCGGTGTCGATGTCGATCAGCTGGTACTTGAACGAGGACGAACCGCTGTTGATGACGAGGATGGCGGTCATACGGCTGCCACCACCGCTGCGAGCGATGCGGCCTGGATGGCGGTGATCGCCACGGTGTTCACGATGTCCTGCACGAGGGCTCCTCTGGAAAGGTCGTTCATGGGTTTGCGCAGGCCCTGCAGGACGGGGCCGATCGCGACGGCGCCAGCACTGCGCTGGACTGCCTTGTAGGTGTTGTTGCCGGTGTTGAGGTCGGGGAAGATGAAGACGGTGGCCTTACCGGCCACGTCGGAGTCCGGCATCTTCGCCGCGGCCACCGCTGCGTCAGCGGCGGCGTCGTACTGGATCGGACCTTCGACGGCCAGGTCGGGGCGGCGTTCGCGCACGATGGCGGTGGCCTCCCGCACCTTTTCGACATCCGCGCCGTTGCCCGAGATGCCGGTGGAGTACGACAGCATCGCGATGCGAGGCTCGATGCCGAACTCGATGGCCGTCTCCGACGCCGAGATGGCGATGTCGGCGAGCTGGGCGGCGGTGGGGTCGGGGTTGACCGCGCAGTCGCCGTAGACGAGCACCCGGTCGGCCAGGGCCATCAGGAACACGCTCGAGACCACGGACACGCCGGGGCGGGTCTTGATGATCTCGAAGCTCGGGCGGATGGTGTGCGCGGTGGTGTGCGACGCGCCGGAGACCATGCCGTCGGCCAGGCCCAGCTGCACCATCATCGTGCCGAAGTACGAGACGTCGGTGACGACGTCGCGGGCCTGGTCGATGGTGACGCCCTTGTGAGCGCGGAGGCGCGCGTATTCCTCGGCGAAGCGCATCCGCAGCACGTCGTCGAACGGGCTGATGACGGTGGCCTTGGCGAGGTCCAGGCCGAGGCCGATGGCGCGCGAACGCACCTCGAACTCCTCGCCGAGGATGATCAGGTCGGCCACGTCGCGGGCCAGCAGGGTGGCGGCGGCGCGGAGCACGCGGTCGTCGTCGCCCTCGGGCAGGACGATGCGCATGCGGGTCTGGCGGGCGCGCTCGAGCAGGGTGTACTCGAACATGAGCGGCGTGACCACGTCGGCGCGGCTCACCTTGAGCCGGTCGAGCAGGGCGCTGCCGTCGACGTGCTGCTCGAACAGCGCCAGGGCGGTGTCGTGCTTGCGCTGCGAGTCGGCGGCCAGGCGGCCGCGGGTGTGCGTGATGCGCAGCGCCGCCTCGTAGGAGGCCAGGTCGGTGCGGATGATGGGCACCGACGGGGCGAGGCCCTTCATGAGCTGTTCGATGGCCTCGGGCAGCGGGAACCCGCCGACGAGCACGACACCGGCCAGCGACGGGAAGGTCGCGGAGGAGTTGGCCATCAGGGCGGCCAGCAGCACCTCGGGGCGGTCGCTGGGGATCACGACGACGGCGCCCTCGGTGAGGCGAGGCAGCACGTTGACCATCGACATGGCGGCCACGACCACGCTGAGCGCCTCGCGGGAGAGCAGCTCGGGGTCGCCCTGCACCAGGGTGCCGTGGGTGGCTTCGAGGATGGTCTTCATGCTCGGGGCCACGAGGAACGCGTCTTCGGGGATCGCCCAGACGGGCACGACGGCCGCATGCATCGCATCCGGTGCGTCGGGCAGGTTGTCGACGCCCTCGCGCACCGCGGCGATGAGGCCGTTGAGGTTCTCGGGGTCGGCGCGGTTGACCACGACGCCGAGCAGGGAGACGTGCTCGGACTGCAGTTCGGTGAGCGCCACATCGGTGAGCTGACGGATGTCGTCACTGGTGCGCGGTTCGCTCTGGCCGAGCTGATCGCTCTGGCTGAGTCCCTCACCCTGGCCGAAGCCCACCCGGCCGGCGAGCACCAGCAGCACCGGAACACCGAGGTTCGCGGCGATACGGGCGTTGTAGGCCAGTTCGGTGGGGCTGCCGACGTCGGTGAAGTCGCTGCCGATGACCACGACGGCGTCGCACTGTGCTTCGACGGCCTTGTAGCGGGCCACGATGCGGGCGAGTGCGGCATCAGGGTCGGCGTGCACGTCGTCGTAGGTGACGCCGACGCACTCGTCATAGGTGAGCGCCGGCTGGGTGGCCGGGTTGGTGCCTGCGGGCTTGCCGGCCTGCAGGTGGTTCAGCAGCAACTCGAGAACGTAATCGGGCTTGTGCTTGGACCGGGCGATGGGGCGGAAGACGCCCACTCGCTCGATGGAGTGCAACAGGGTGTCGAGAACGCCGAGTGCGATAGTAGATTTGCCGGTATTTCCCTCGGCGGAGGTGATGTAAATGCTTCGAGCCACGGTTATACGTTATCCCCGCCGGTGGTGTCTAGTGCGCGCACGGCGGCTGCCGCGGCATCGTTCCCAGCCCATACCCAGTCGGTGACCTCGGGGATGTCTTCCCCGTGGTCGCGGGTGTACTGCCGGGCACGCAGGCGGGCATCCTGCATCTGCTGGCGAAGCAGTCCGGCACGGGCTCCGAGTCCGGGCACCCGGTCGATGACATCCATCACCAGGTGGTACCGGTCGAGGTCGTTGAGCATGACCATGTCGAACGGCGTCGTCGTCGTTCCGTTCTCCTTGTACCCGCGGGCGTGCAGGTTGGAG
This is a stretch of genomic DNA from Cryobacterium soli. It encodes these proteins:
- a CDS encoding acetate/propionate family kinase — its product is MTAILVINSGSSSFKYQLIDIDTETELAGGLVERIGEGTGHARHTNTASDAGRQEQNLPIPDHTAGFALMVAAFAEHGPQLADANLIAVGHRVVQGGSIFTGPTVIDDAVQQQITDLADLAPLHNPAHVQGIIAARSNFPDVPHVAVFDTSFHQSMPAAAYTYAINTALAAEHSIRRYGFHGSSHKFVSEAAAEFLGRPLAELKTIVLHLGNGASVCAVDGGKSIDTSMGLTPLQGLVMGTRSGDIDPAVLFHLHRKAGMSIEQLDTMLNKESGMLGLTGNGDMRDVEDAAVAGDAVAQAALDVYYHRIKGYVGNYIAQLGGLDVIVFTAGVGENSGIIREGALRGLEGLGIEIDPAKNDPFSRVARVVSTDASRVTVLVIPTNEELEIARETRAVI
- a CDS encoding YccF domain-containing protein, which gives rise to MRTLLNIIWLVLSGFWLFLGYLAAGVVLCILIVTIPWGIASFRIGLYALWPFGRTVVAKPTSGAFSFLGNVIWVILAGWWLALAHIVSGIALCVTIIGIPMGIADFKLVPVSLAPLGKEIVPVGTGEFDRARARQA
- a CDS encoding carbohydrate ABC transporter permease, producing MTTLSTLPPSGQTLQSPRKQHVQKRDWTGWKFIGPFMIVFALVLIAPVLYSIYLSFFKDQLVGGNSFVGFENYAQALSDPKFWESMGRVTLFFVVQVPIMLGIALFAALAIDSARLHLSSFFRIAIFLPYAVPAVVATLMWGFMYGTKFGLVGNLNDFFSLSIPDPLSSSWVLASIGNIVTWEFIGYNMILFYAALRVIPTDLYEAASLDGANAFRIIRSIKMPALRPAIVIGGIFSVIGSFQLFNEPSILQSLAPNTISTYFSPNMYAYNLSFSGQQYNYSATIAIIVGLITAVIAYIVQNSGSRKEA
- a CDS encoding CinA family protein, with the translated sequence MTSILQASMPSGAEQQQAQMAELARRIGQLASADRMTVVVAESLTAGRIAQALGGAPDSSTWFGGGVIASQPITKYRLLGVQPGPVVSAECAEQMAKGVLESIGADASVAVTGVGGPGAEEGQPAGTVFISVGTRCGVRSFSYRFSGSPETVIALTTIRALTHLKNVLLD
- the pta gene encoding phosphate acetyltransferase, which produces MARSIYITSAEGNTGKSTIALGVLDTLLHSIERVGVFRPIARSKHKPDYVLELLLNHLQAGKPAGTNPATQPALTYDECVGVTYDDVHADPDAALARIVARYKAVEAQCDAVVVIGSDFTDVGSPTELAYNARIAANLGVPVLLVLAGRVGFGQGEGLSQSDQLGQSEPRTSDDIRQLTDVALTELQSEHVSLLGVVVNRADPENLNGLIAAVREGVDNLPDAPDAMHAAVVPVWAIPEDAFLVAPSMKTILEATHGTLVQGDPELLSREALSVVVAAMSMVNVLPRLTEGAVVVIPSDRPEVLLAALMANSSATFPSLAGVVLVGGFPLPEAIEQLMKGLAPSVPIIRTDLASYEAALRITHTRGRLAADSQRKHDTALALFEQHVDGSALLDRLKVSRADVVTPLMFEYTLLERARQTRMRIVLPEGDDDRVLRAAATLLARDVADLIILGEEFEVRSRAIGLGLDLAKATVISPFDDVLRMRFAEEYARLRAHKGVTIDQARDVVTDVSYFGTMMVQLGLADGMVSGASHTTAHTIRPSFEIIKTRPGVSVVSSVFLMALADRVLVYGDCAVNPDPTAAQLADIAISASETAIEFGIEPRIAMLSYSTGISGNGADVEKVREATAIVRERRPDLAVEGPIQYDAAADAAVAAAKMPDSDVAGKATVFIFPDLNTGNNTYKAVQRSAGAVAIGPVLQGLRKPMNDLSRGALVQDIVNTVAITAIQAASLAAVVAAV
- a CDS encoding LacI family DNA-binding transcriptional regulator → MADVAALAGVSSQTVSRVVNARSNVEADTRDRVLAAMEEIGYRPNSAARALKSGKFSTIGVIMFTLSSFGNMRTLDAVATAAAQAGYSITLIPVALPTQGAVAGAVNRLAEQAVDGIVIIMEAHILDRIDVTVPTGLPVVIVDSDAGERYTVVDTDQTEGARLATQHLLDLGHKTVWHIAGPESSFSAGRRTASWRATLKAAGAPVPPVLEGDWNAESGYRHGVTLAADPSVTAIFASNDQMALGVMRAMHEAGRSVPAEVSVVGFDDMREADAFWPPLTTVHQDFGQVGRLCIEKLLRQIDSPAAVGPGTTIVPTHLVLRASTAPPPAP